The genomic region agtacAATTAGGATTTTGTAATGTAACAGatgaaatacattatgcaatatGCAACAAAAAGTTTAATAAATACCTAGTAACTACTAGCGCTAAATCTCTTAAATTTGCCAAATCATCTCATCATCCTGATCATCAAATCGAGAGCTTCTTGATtattgtctgtgttttcttcaatTTGTATACCTTCGCTTGAGCACATCTCAAAAATAGTAGTACATGTGTAACTGCCATTGGCATTCATTTTGTCACTATCAGTTGTCCCACCttagtttgaagtgttgcccaaccCTCTTCTTTCAGTTTTGGACTTCCAGATTCCTAGTGCCCTTTCATAAGGAAAACTTTGGACATTATACCTTGATGTATGCAGCcacaagcaattttccaaattctttTCTAGTTTATTCCTTAAGTTTGATTTTAAGGACCCCAAAGCaatgaaaactctctcatcctccaccgAACTCAATATCAtgttttgacataaatcagcaagtttgagATACTCTGATAATGAATCAACCAATTGTACACTCTGACTTATCTTTTTCCAAACCTTTGTTACTGATCTCTCTTCCAAGGGGTTCTCCTCTTTTTTCGATTCATCAAAATGATGCCTCATACTTAATGCAAAATGggttgatttctctctaagaattgtttcatttaaaattccttctatagtTTGCCCATTGATTTCTATAGATTTGCAAAAATGGTTTATCAAAGTCATTATCCTACAACAAAAATCAGCTGGATTGTTGAGttcccaatattgaggaaacacaatagacatagcTTCAAGTAAATCATCACGAGGGAATCGTTTTCTAATTTCTGAGGAAACAGAAGAGGCGATTTTCTCCATACTAGAGCAGTCACAGAATCAAAAATCTTGCTAAAATCTTCCCTTGTGACACTTACTTCTTTCTTCTTAGAGCACTTTCCTAGTTCTGTGATTATGGCAAggtggtgcattggtatctcaaatccACGTACACTGACACATAACTCCATGTTTGCATTAAACTGAAAAAAATTGTTAGGATTGTTCAAATTTATCAATGTCCGTCAGCTAGCAaattttaaatcaacaaatgtttgTTCTGAttgatagagattatcgagggccatgcatgtcattttacatagcTTATCATAATCAGAAATATGAATAGCTCTTTCTTGGGATTTTTTCACGAGATggttcatttcctctagcatggggagaagattTGCTAAAGTTAGGATTGTCTCTATATCACATAACCTACGAAGTTGGTCAGGAGATTTGTCTACTGTGTGGAAATGTTCGTACATTACTCTAGTCAAGGATCGATATTCTGAATAAATTCAATGCACTggaccatgcaaggagatccatttggtatcGACATCCTtcagaagcttgttcccatcaattattccatcagcaaaattttaaaatttcaaaaaccatTTGGGACTTCAAAAGAAgtatgagtagagctctctgattaaatctTCAACATTTGTTACTACATGATGCTTGCTCTCAATtttaaaagctagattcattttgtgggccatgcagtgaatggcATTCATGTAGGGCAAACAAGAAGTTTGTAGTTTTATGCAAAGAccattcttgtgaccttgcattactgaagttcCATCCGCTCCTACACATACCAACTTTTTTgtaattgtcaagtcatccatacctccatattcaattaatggATTCTTAAATAGTTGAAACAAAGTTTTTGCTATTGCACTCTCCTTCAATTTAGAAacacatagtagatgaggttggcgaaCATGATTCTTTACGgtataaacatgcatacatacccaagacatattatctattgtcgtaacttcatccaaagacaatgcaataaagtttctctctaattctttcctttatatcttgtttttcaacctcaacaagacaacttgcccattcccaaccactgtttactgaccagtgactGTTAGGAAAGTTTGGAACTCCCAAAAAGGATAATAAAGTACTAATTTATGGGTAGTCTgtgaaaatatgaaaaacaacacttacTGAACATTTTTTTCCAGTTGTGTGACTATCATTGCCTTTTTAAAAATAGCTTCAAAAGAACCTCCAGATTCAGTGAGCTTTGCCTATCTTTTCAAATGCGCATCATATTCCTCGACACACTTAACATGCTGACAttgctcctttgttttccatctcatCACTGATTTTTCAATTCCATCTATGATTTTCTTTTAGTAAActttgttgatatgattttcaatggtttcaagCTTCAGCTGCAACCTCCTATCCTTTTTATATTTTCAACtaaaaatcttacacctgcattctattggagggtcACCTTTGTTTGGaatctccactggttcaatgaatggatactttgtcacccaatcaatttgaaaatgcctcgccatatcccactcccgacccattttttatttggattttcttttTCGCCTttcctgcatcatcatcatctacgacATTGTCAACCAAGTCGATTATCACATTCCCGCTACCCTGAGTATCTACcagatcttcttcttcttctttgtcatctGAGATATCGCATTCACCACCTTCTTCAATATTCGGTGTAAGTGGTGAATGTGATAGTTTTGATGAAGTACCTTCATAATCATCTTTTTTACCACAAACATTGCTAAAGTACGAATTTAAGGTTCTACGTTTTGCTGACCTCTCTTGGCCTTCACCACATTTAGGAGTCTTACCTTTCTTCTTGTTTGACATCTCCATCGAAATAAAGGCTACAAGTGTAAAAAACTATTTACTTGtttaagaagcaataatagactataagatTCATCGCCCCTAGGGCCtagaatctagatgtctgaggtctcccTACTCAATAAGAATGATCTAAAAGTTTCTAACAGATCGAGATGAATagtattataacacttcaaagaaACGATCACTTACCTTTAGATTCTTAGAGAGTAGCACAGAGCACTAGTAGACAAAAATGCAACAATGGGTGTTCCTATCTCTAACTTGGCTATTTATCTGAATTGAGAGCTTTGACCAAAttgtgtaaataaaaatttgatctTTCATACAATCTTATACCAATCCATATTTGGCAAATATTCCGGGAATTTTAAATGGTATACCAAAAATTTGGCGAATCCCACTTAATTCTAACACGTCTTATGGAAACATTGGGTGAATGAAACATCGACAAAACATATACGTTGTAATTTACTAGATGATTAGGGATCGTCCATTGGGATGGAAATAATAAAATTGGCGAAATCAATCCTCCTGCAACATTGAACGATTAATAGTATTGGTGAATATTGGGGAGAATTAAGACACTCTTCCGAaaaatgtcgggcgaattgggtcctcgtGCAAATTGAACTATTGATGGCTATTGGCGAATTATGTCGGTGCATTGAGACACACTTCTGAAAACTCGGGCAAAAATATTAAATAGATTGTAGTGATAATGTAGACTCTATTGGCGAAATATTTAAATCGTtacaaaaaattcataaaaatgaaGGCGAATTGAAATGCATTTGACTGGAAATTTATGAAGTCGGGGCGATCTGGCCACCTAGATCGgtccaacttattcaccatttttgAAATGACTGAAACAAAATATTTGCCAACTGGTGATTATTCGCCACTAAAGTTTTCTCTGATTATATAAACCTGTTTATACTAAAATCCCATAAacttcaatttttttataataatagtacAGATATTCCAAAAAAAAGGTTGGGTGAAATCACACATCTAGAATCATTCAGGACATAGCAGaaacaaaataaatttaacaataaaCCTAAAAATCGTTGAGCCGAACAAAATAAACCtaagaaaaaacataaaaatgcTAAACAACATGACTATGAAGGCCCTCGCTGGGTTGATGTGCTTGCGGACTTCGTCCCCTTGCTGGACAGCTGTACTCAAGATCTAAATCtccataaataaaaataaaataaaaaaagactgAATAATTCAAAGATGGTAATTCTTTCACTACATCAATTATCAATTATCACACACCTCTAGAATCATTCACAATAGAATCCAAAATAAACAAAAGAAGATGCATTGAATGGTTCAGAGATGGTGATGCCTTCCTTATAATAATTATCACCGTCTCCATGTAAGACCTTTCGAATTTCCACAGGCCTATCATTATTAAAATCAGAAAAATGGCTAAATCCAGCGACTTAATAAGCATATTCGGAATATGCTTCTTTAGATCTCTTCGATTAAAATTGTTTTTACAACATACAAATTAGCGACCATGTTACCAAATCAGGGTGGAAATATAAAACTGAGTGGTACGTATCTCTTGGGATAATCAGTACGGATTGCATAAAAAACAATACAGAGATAATATATAATGGCATCAGCTAAGGTTCTATATTTCCCAGTACACAGAATTTGCTTTTGATTATACTACCCACCCATGTTGACTTCTAAATTTTACCTCTCTTCCATTCCTGTCGAATGGAGTTGTTATTATGAGTTTGGTCAAAGTTCCCAAGAGAATAATGGTATCATTCAGGAATCGGAAAAACTCACAACCCAGAAAAGAGAGGAGCTCAAAAGGAGAGAGATTCGGGATTCTTCAGGCATAGAAGAATTTGAGGATGCCAAGGGGAAAAAATTGGTTTCAGAGCAGTTGCATAGTAAACAATGGAGCAAAATGATTGAGGAGACTCTGAGAAGCCAagattggagaagaacaatggagttTGCCAGATTCAACCCAGTTCAAGAAGGGAGTTGTGAGATAGAAGAGGAAGTAATGGGAGATCATATATGCATGGATGAGAAGAATGATGGTAACCCTGAGATATATGTTGCAGTGGGGAAGGACCCTTCTCCACTGCAATGGGCTTTGAGTCATCTTGTTAAAGAGGGGGACTCTCTTACTCTCATTCATGTTTTCCCTCCCTTGAAGTCAATTCCAACACCAGGTGGGTCACAATGATCTGATCTTACAatctttgctttttccttttcaaacCTATGATTTGCAGgattgattggttgattttataATATAAGATTTCCTTCTTGTGTGAACCAATCAGAAGGTTGTTTCTCTGAATCAATTGGGTATCCATTCTGTTTTAGTTCAAGCCAACATGACTAATAATGGAGTTTGTGGTGGGTTTGTTTGCGTTTGGTCTATCATTCCCGGGGTTCGCTCTGTCTAGAATTAAGTTCCAAATCGCTAGACTAATTTGTCAATTCctcttaaccaaaaaaaaaatcagatcaACTTAATATGCAGCCCATTCTTTAATTTTATACTTTAGTATTTGAGAATCAATCAGATTTTTAATATTCACTGTTCTTTGCATTTATAATACGTTTTTGATCTACAAGTTTGGTATCTGAGAATATTTAATATCGTATCTGTGCTGATCTTCTATCACCATATTTCATTCACAAGAATGAATCTTATTCTGTAACAAAAAGAGGGCGGAGTCATTTTCTTGTCAACATAATAAATCTATGAATGAATAATCATAACTGATCAGGCTAaagtttttatattgtttttttaaACAGTTGGAAAGCTTCCCATAAGTCAAGTGTCCCAAGACATTGTGGACAAGCATTTAAAAGAGGAAGAGG from Cryptomeria japonica chromosome 3, Sugi_1.0, whole genome shotgun sequence harbors:
- the LOC131048130 gene encoding U-box domain-containing protein 35: MLTSKFYLSSIPVEWSCYYEFGQSSQENNGIIQESEKLTTQKREELKRREIRDSSGIEEFEDAKGKKLVSEQLHSKQWSKMIEETLRSQDWRRTMEFARFNPVQEGSCEIEEEVMGDHICMDEKNDGNPEIYVAVGKDPSPLQWALSHLVKEGDSLTLIHVFPPLKSIPTPVGKLPISQVSQDIVDKHLKEEEVKRTRLLQNYLDMCLNVKVKTETVVIESDISHKSLVELISVLNISKLVMGTKSATHPMTRKLKKGSSKSEYVYRYAPNFCEVFLVFQGKIIIPKAEGDPKYSDASPSSPSSSTSISRHGTNNEPGEDVMNCFYCRFVR